From a region of the Mercurialis annua linkage group LG1-X, ddMerAnnu1.2, whole genome shotgun sequence genome:
- the LOC126678990 gene encoding short-chain dehydrogenase reductase 2a — protein sequence MPAQVMPDQSLHGIPLLSRDNSNPPSPRRLEGKVAIVTGGARGIGEATVRLFAKHGAKVVIADVEDTPGTILANSLSPSVTFFHCDVSQEEDVENLINSTISHYGRLDIMFNNAGVLGNQPKNKSILNFDPDEFDRVMRVNVKGVALGIKHAARVMIPRGVGCIISTASVAGVMGGLGPHAYTASKHAIVGLTKNTACELGRYGIRVNCISPFGVATSMLINAWRSGDEAESGDGDDDFMSFGLPSEHEVEKTEEFVRGLANLKGPTLRAKDIAEAALYLGSDESKYISGHNLVVDGGITTSRNCIGL from the exons atGCCTGCTCAAGTCATGCCTGATCAAAGCCTTCATGGCATTCCTCTCTTGTCTAGAGACAACAGCAATCCTCCTTCACCCAGAAG aTTGGAAGGCAAGGTGGCTATAGTGACCGGAGGAGCAAGAGGTATTGGAGAAGCAACGGTAAGATTATTCGCCAAACACGGTGCAAAAGTAGTAATCGCCGACGTAGAAGACACACCGGGAACAATTCTAGCCAACTCATTATCACCATCCGTAACATTTTTTCACTGCGACGTCAGTCAAGAAGAAGACGTCGAGAATCTAATCAACTCAACAATTTCTCACTACGGCCGGTTAGATATTATGTTCAACAATGCCGGAGTTCTCGGAAACCAACCCAAAAACAAAAGCATTCTCAACTTCGATCCGGACGAGTTCGACCGAGTCATGCGAGTGAACGTAAAAGGCGTCGCTCTAGGAATCAAACACGCAGCTCGAGTCATGATTCCACGAGGAGTCGGATGCATAATCTCCACGGCGAGTGTCGCCGGAGTTATGGGCGGGTTAGGTCCTCACGCTTATACAGCTTCAAAACATGCAATCGTCGGATTAACAAAGAACACGGCGTGTGAACTCGGTCGGTATGGGATTAGGGTTAACTGCATTTCGCCGTTTGGGGTGGCGACGAGTATGCTTATTAATGCATGGAGAAGCGGCGATGAAGCGGAAAGCGGCGACGGCGACGATGATTTTATGAGTTTTGGGTTGCCGAGTGAGCATGAAGTTGAAAAAACAGAGGAATTTGTGAGAGGGTTGGCTAATTTGAAGGGTCCGACGTTAAGAGCTAAAGATATTGCTGAAGCTGCTCTGTATCTTGGTAGTGATGAATCTAAGTATATTAGTGGTCATAATCTTGTGGTTGATGGTGGAATTACTACATCAAGAAATTGTAttggtttgtaa